The genomic DNA GATCTCGCAAGTGCATTCCTAGACTTAATTCATATCTGCTCCTCAACTGTCGATGATGCCTGCTAAACTGCAGCTTGACGTACTGCGGACCCTGCAGTCCAGCGCTCGTCATGGAACGCAAACGCTGAAAAACTCCAACTTTCTCGAGCGCTTCCACAAAGACCGTATCGTCTTTTGCCTCCCATTCTTCCCGGCACTTTTTCTCGTcccagttcaaaaagtacTGCAGCACCTCTGTCTTCGATTCACGCAAGTTGCTCCATACTTTATAATACAACTCTTTGATCTGCCTTCCAGACATGCGGAAAACTTGGCTCCCTTGCTTGCCTCTTGTCGAATCCAATACActaattgtttctcttcttctagtaATGGCCAGGTACCAAGCATAATTTCTCTGTATCTGAGAGTAGATCTCTCCCCTTTTTACgctaaaaaatttcaaatacccTACAGGGTCCCCATGATATGGCTCGATGTCTTCCAAgtattctttgtattcctcGTCATTTCGCAGCATTCTCTCCACAGCTAGTGCTTCCCAAGCCATCCTCCGATACGATACTTTCTGGCCAGCCCAACAGACACAGAGCTCGAACATCTTTTGACAGCCCTTGCATAATCCGTATTGTGTGAATACTCCCTCTGGGCAGAAGTATACGTCAATACCatagaggaaaagatgTTTAATTTCGTCAGACCGAAATCCAAGAAACTGTAAGACATTCATATTCTCGGAAGTATTGGGAAATTGTgctttcagtttctttctctctaGCAAAACCATTTGACTCCCTTTCCGCTTATACGACTCTTTGTTAATGTCGGTGACTGGATGGAATCTATTATCCTCAGCA from Saccharomyces cerevisiae S288C chromosome VI, complete sequence includes the following:
- a CDS encoding uncharacterized protein (hypothetical protein; SWAT-GFP and mCherry fusion proteins localize to the cytosol); protein product: MMPAKLQLDVLRTLQSSARHGTQTLKNSNFLERFHKDRIVFCLPFFPALFLVPVQKVLQHLCLRFTQVAPYFIIQLFDLPSRHAENLAPLLASCRIQYTNCFSSSSNGQVPSIISLYLRVDLSPFYAKKFQIPYRVPMIWLDVFQVFFVFLVISQHSLHS